The following are encoded in a window of Telmatobacter sp. DSM 110680 genomic DNA:
- a CDS encoding TonB-dependent receptor yields MKRRAIRGAIAAAVFVCAGIGTCAQSPATAQPGAGASPNATTAVDAPNAAPAISGGKLHGHVKSGTVPLPGVTVTAQNSLTGKKYATTTDVTGAWSLAIPQNGRYVIRTQFAAFAQGAQEALLNTSSHDQAVEFQLMLASRVAQQQQREDAQAGQVSQAIRQLASNGAQALNLVSALTGDTESQGNSGGASGAALPTVAGNSDFSDQSVAISGQSGSVSPLAGVDMDRLRDAMETMRAQGGMNGEGGPGGGLFGGGGFGGGGFGGGGFGGGGFGGGRGGGGRGNFRGFNPGQPHGAIFWMGSNSALNAEPFSLHGQSQQQPASGTNRFGLTFISAPYIPGLTKPSGKDTVFLTLSGSRSSNPLDEYATVPTDAERAGDFSAAGLPAIFDPTTFQQFSSNGVLNVIPGGRISPQAKALVQYFPEPNIPNAVQNYHLLSTAQSNSTQAGIRYMRSIGANASPFGLGGRGGGGGRRAQQSQGLRQSVSSNYNWSHSASDNVNLFPELGGKTAADSYSLQAGYTLGYKKFTNIFNVNWNRSDTNVRNFFTNETDIETQLGILGSNGDPLNASPLNYGLPSVVLSNIAGLNEQQPRVAIQQTISFSETLSWIHGKHNMRFGGDYRRVHNDFLSSSNATGNFTFTGLFTQDSTSDQNTGFSFADFLLGLPQQTALNAAVNKSYLRDNVMDGFLQDDWRWKPSLTLNYGLRYEFFAPYTEKYGRLAEVATNPTQGFTTQTEVQSGQSGLPASLVNPFRKAFAPRVGMAWRVPKVKQMVVRAGFGMNYTVGSYATFAATMAHQPPFANEQTNQEATSNGTPSSSCSQSGNCLTLARGFPAPDAVGNYALDPHFSLPYVQTWNLDVQKTLPWGVVVNVGYNGSKGNHLDIVTAPRALVSSPDTDPPNFLNCTGLPVCYPLNFRFEQAAAFYKFNAGTLRVNKRMSNGVALGANYQYSHAIDNAGVVGGVGGVGAQNWTNLLDEEGNSSIDQRHKVTGTYVYELPFGADKRWVTTGTGSHVLEGFSVSGSFTFGSGTPLTPVFSASQVSVACGTGGTFRPNLTGTPLNLSSGRQWFNPTAFNEPALNSQFPCGTFGNTPRSFFNGPGTVQNNMALSKTMQLGDTRSMEIRATINNAFNTVQYSGVDTNVASPTFGQVTSAASMRSFQFTSRFRF; encoded by the coding sequence ATGAAGCGACGGGCAATACGGGGAGCGATCGCTGCGGCGGTGTTTGTGTGCGCGGGGATCGGGACATGCGCTCAGTCTCCGGCCACAGCGCAACCTGGAGCGGGTGCCAGTCCAAACGCCACGACTGCCGTTGACGCTCCTAACGCCGCACCGGCGATTTCCGGCGGCAAACTCCATGGGCATGTAAAGAGCGGCACGGTGCCGCTTCCTGGCGTCACGGTCACGGCTCAGAACTCTCTTACGGGAAAGAAGTATGCGACAACGACGGACGTGACTGGCGCGTGGTCTCTCGCCATTCCGCAAAACGGACGGTACGTGATTCGCACGCAGTTCGCAGCGTTTGCGCAAGGTGCGCAGGAAGCTTTGCTGAATACGTCCAGCCATGACCAAGCGGTCGAGTTTCAGCTGATGCTTGCTTCGCGGGTGGCACAGCAACAACAGCGCGAAGATGCGCAGGCGGGACAGGTTTCGCAGGCGATTCGGCAGTTGGCGAGCAACGGTGCGCAGGCCCTGAACCTGGTGAGCGCGCTGACGGGTGACACGGAATCTCAGGGCAATTCGGGCGGCGCAAGTGGAGCGGCGTTGCCGACAGTCGCGGGAAACTCTGATTTCAGCGATCAGTCCGTGGCGATCAGCGGGCAGTCGGGCTCTGTAAGTCCGCTCGCGGGCGTGGATATGGACCGCTTGCGCGACGCTATGGAGACGATGCGCGCCCAGGGAGGTATGAACGGTGAGGGTGGGCCGGGCGGTGGATTGTTTGGCGGCGGTGGATTTGGCGGCGGCGGATTCGGAGGAGGAGGGTTCGGTGGCGGCGGATTTGGTGGCGGTCGGGGCGGCGGCGGTCGCGGGAATTTCCGCGGATTTAATCCGGGGCAGCCACATGGAGCAATTTTCTGGATGGGTAGCAACTCGGCGCTGAATGCGGAACCCTTCAGCCTTCACGGCCAATCGCAGCAGCAGCCGGCATCAGGTACGAATCGCTTCGGGCTCACATTTATCAGCGCACCTTACATTCCCGGGTTGACGAAGCCAAGCGGGAAAGACACGGTGTTTCTTACGCTGTCGGGGTCGCGCAGTTCAAACCCCCTGGATGAGTACGCGACAGTGCCGACGGATGCGGAACGTGCGGGTGATTTTTCAGCTGCAGGATTGCCGGCCATTTTTGATCCGACAACGTTTCAGCAGTTCTCATCGAACGGCGTCTTGAACGTGATTCCGGGAGGGCGCATCTCGCCTCAAGCCAAGGCACTGGTGCAGTATTTCCCTGAGCCGAATATCCCCAATGCAGTGCAAAACTATCATCTGCTATCGACCGCACAGTCCAACTCGACGCAGGCTGGGATTCGCTATATGCGCAGCATCGGCGCGAACGCGTCGCCGTTTGGTCTTGGCGGACGCGGGGGCGGCGGAGGTCGACGCGCGCAGCAGAGTCAAGGTCTGCGCCAAAGTGTAAGTTCGAATTACAACTGGAGCCACTCTGCTTCAGACAATGTGAATCTCTTTCCGGAACTGGGAGGCAAGACTGCGGCAGATTCATACTCGCTGCAGGCAGGCTATACGCTGGGATACAAAAAGTTCACCAATATTTTCAATGTAAATTGGAATCGGTCTGATACGAACGTTCGTAACTTTTTTACGAATGAGACTGACATCGAAACGCAGCTGGGAATTCTGGGGTCCAACGGCGATCCGCTGAATGCAAGCCCGTTGAATTATGGATTGCCGAGCGTTGTACTGAGCAATATTGCGGGTCTCAACGAGCAGCAGCCGAGAGTTGCGATTCAACAGACAATCTCATTCTCTGAAACTCTTAGCTGGATTCATGGCAAACACAATATGCGTTTCGGCGGGGATTATCGCCGCGTACACAATGATTTTCTTTCAAGTTCGAATGCCACGGGCAACTTCACGTTTACCGGATTATTCACGCAGGATTCAACGAGCGATCAGAATACCGGCTTTTCTTTCGCCGATTTTCTGCTGGGGCTTCCGCAGCAGACAGCGTTGAATGCCGCGGTGAACAAGAGCTACCTTCGCGACAATGTGATGGATGGATTTTTGCAGGATGACTGGCGCTGGAAGCCAAGCCTCACGCTGAACTACGGATTGCGGTATGAGTTCTTCGCTCCATATACGGAAAAATACGGACGGCTAGCCGAAGTCGCGACAAATCCGACGCAAGGATTCACGACGCAAACAGAGGTGCAGTCGGGACAAAGCGGGCTTCCCGCTTCGCTGGTGAATCCATTTCGCAAGGCCTTCGCACCGCGCGTTGGCATGGCGTGGAGGGTTCCCAAAGTCAAACAGATGGTCGTTCGCGCGGGATTCGGGATGAATTACACGGTCGGCTCTTACGCTACGTTCGCGGCGACGATGGCACATCAACCTCCGTTTGCAAATGAGCAGACGAACCAGGAAGCGACCTCGAATGGCACACCGTCTTCATCTTGCTCGCAAAGCGGAAATTGTCTGACGCTGGCGCGAGGGTTCCCCGCGCCGGATGCGGTCGGAAACTATGCTCTGGATCCGCACTTCAGCTTGCCCTATGTGCAGACGTGGAATCTCGATGTTCAAAAGACGCTGCCGTGGGGCGTCGTGGTGAACGTCGGCTATAACGGATCGAAAGGGAATCACCTGGATATCGTCACGGCTCCGCGCGCGCTGGTGAGCAGCCCCGATACCGATCCGCCCAATTTCCTGAACTGCACAGGATTGCCGGTTTGCTACCCGTTGAACTTCCGGTTTGAGCAGGCTGCTGCCTTCTACAAATTCAATGCGGGGACGCTGCGGGTCAATAAGCGGATGTCAAACGGCGTTGCGCTCGGCGCGAACTATCAGTACTCGCATGCGATCGACAATGCGGGTGTGGTGGGCGGCGTGGGAGGAGTTGGCGCACAGAACTGGACCAACCTTCTGGACGAAGAAGGGAATTCGAGCATTGATCAGAGGCACAAGGTTACCGGAACATACGTGTATGAACTGCCTTTTGGGGCGGACAAACGCTGGGTGACCACGGGAACGGGCTCGCACGTATTGGAAGGCTTTTCGGTCTCCGGTAGCTTCACGTTCGGGAGCGGCACTCCGCTGACGCCGGTGTTCTCGGCATCGCAAGTAAGCGTGGCGTGCGGCACTGGAGGGACATTCAGGCCGAATCTCACGGGTACGCCGCTCAACTTGAGTAGCGGTCGGCAGTGGTTTAATCCTACTGCGTTCAACGAGCCTGCGTTAAATTCGCAATTTCCTTGCGGCACCTTCGGAAATACACCACGCAGTTTCTTTAATGGTCCAGGAACGGTGCAAAACAACATGGCGCTCTCAAAGACCATGCAGCTTGGCGACACGCGCAGCATGGAGATTCGCGCAACGATCAACAACGCTTTCAACACCGTGCAGTACTCGGGCGTTGATACCAATGTTGCATCGCCCACGTTCGGGCAGGTGACGTCCGCGGCATCGATGCGGTCGTTCCAATTCACGTCGAGGTTCAGATTCTGA
- a CDS encoding VWA domain-containing protein produces MTNWTQKAIAVAVIGALALQGVRIAPAQDSPQSDNYVFKANAELVLTNVVVRDSKTGEFVRGLKQSDFTVLENGKPQQIASFDYQTVEMATPLKEATISGLASGLNGPAGSKAAVVAKPEDLRNHRLIVMFFDLTSMQPEDLDRCVTAARDFLTNKMQPADLVALVSLDETLKVDQDFTADKAVLANEVGVYNGTQGQGFAQGATANTNQVEDTTGYTPDESEYNDLNTDRELYALRAISKALTKIGEKKSLLYFSGGISRDGIENQASLRAAINSAVRANLSIYSVDTRGLQAISPLGDASTGSTRGSGAFNGAALTNNMNSNFASQEVMATLSSETGGKAFFDSNDFAPAFAQVQRDMSAYYAIGFHSSNPARDGKYRKLTIKVNRPGLKIEYRPGYYAPADFKHSGREDRERELDEQLASDLPATDVAVYLDAMYFRLDENRFFVPVSLIVPGSQIPFVKGGDKDKATLDIIGEVVDEVKRPIGNARETVKLNLDPALQARQKNIEYTTSFNLPPGKYRLKFVVRENQTGRMGSFEADITLPDMKKQPLKMSSIVLASLRQPSKKASPLVRGGEEYVPNISHVFRQDQHLYLLYEVYGPTREKLTEGKPKGTKAGINLLSSLELIQGATKVYETPLVQAKAINVEGRDAVAVELDVPLAGLKPGSYLCQLNVIDDAGGSFAFPRFAVLLREPTIPAAPTVPAATSSSIAPAGQP; encoded by the coding sequence ATGACGAATTGGACGCAGAAGGCGATTGCTGTTGCAGTGATCGGCGCGCTTGCTTTGCAAGGCGTGCGGATTGCGCCTGCGCAGGATTCGCCGCAGTCGGACAACTATGTCTTCAAGGCGAATGCGGAACTTGTGCTAACAAATGTTGTGGTGCGCGATTCCAAGACAGGCGAGTTTGTTCGAGGCCTCAAGCAGAGCGATTTCACGGTGCTCGAGAATGGAAAGCCGCAGCAGATCGCGTCGTTTGATTATCAAACCGTTGAGATGGCCACTCCTTTGAAGGAGGCGACCATCAGCGGGCTGGCTTCCGGTTTGAATGGGCCTGCAGGAAGCAAAGCTGCTGTTGTCGCCAAACCGGAGGACCTGCGCAACCATCGGCTGATCGTGATGTTTTTCGACCTGACTTCCATGCAGCCCGAAGACCTGGACCGCTGTGTAACGGCAGCGCGTGATTTCCTGACCAACAAGATGCAGCCTGCAGATCTGGTCGCGCTGGTATCGCTTGACGAGACGCTCAAGGTGGACCAGGACTTCACGGCCGATAAGGCGGTTCTGGCTAACGAGGTTGGTGTGTACAACGGAACCCAGGGCCAGGGATTTGCGCAGGGAGCCACGGCAAACACAAACCAGGTGGAAGACACGACTGGTTACACGCCAGATGAGAGCGAATACAACGATTTGAATACGGATCGCGAATTGTATGCGCTGCGAGCAATCTCCAAGGCACTCACGAAAATCGGAGAGAAGAAGTCGCTGCTGTATTTCTCGGGCGGCATCTCCCGCGATGGTATCGAGAACCAGGCGTCGCTGCGAGCAGCCATTAATTCAGCCGTTCGGGCAAACCTTTCGATCTATAGTGTGGACACGCGCGGTTTGCAGGCGATTTCGCCGCTGGGCGATGCTTCAACTGGGAGCACCCGGGGTTCGGGTGCGTTTAACGGTGCAGCGCTTACGAATAACATGAACTCGAATTTCGCCTCACAGGAAGTGATGGCGACACTGAGTTCCGAAACGGGCGGCAAAGCATTTTTCGATTCCAACGATTTTGCTCCGGCATTTGCGCAGGTACAGCGGGACATGTCGGCCTATTACGCTATCGGTTTTCATTCATCGAACCCTGCGCGCGACGGGAAGTATCGCAAGCTAACGATCAAGGTCAATCGGCCGGGTTTGAAGATCGAATACCGTCCGGGCTATTATGCGCCGGCGGATTTCAAACACTCTGGCCGGGAAGATCGGGAGCGCGAACTGGACGAACAATTGGCCAGCGATCTGCCAGCGACGGACGTAGCGGTGTATCTCGACGCCATGTACTTTCGGCTGGACGAAAACCGGTTCTTTGTGCCGGTTTCGCTGATTGTGCCCGGATCGCAGATTCCCTTCGTCAAAGGCGGCGATAAGGACAAGGCCACACTCGATATCATCGGCGAGGTAGTTGACGAGGTAAAGCGGCCAATTGGCAACGCCCGAGAGACTGTAAAGCTCAACCTTGATCCTGCCTTGCAGGCCCGCCAGAAGAATATTGAGTACACTACGAGCTTCAATCTGCCGCCCGGGAAATACCGGCTGAAGTTTGTGGTGCGCGAGAACCAGACCGGGCGGATGGGATCGTTTGAAGCGGACATAACATTGCCAGACATGAAGAAGCAGCCGCTCAAGATGAGTTCCATTGTGCTGGCCTCGTTGCGTCAGCCGAGCAAGAAGGCTTCGCCGCTAGTGCGGGGAGGCGAGGAGTACGTGCCGAATATCAGCCACGTCTTCCGGCAGGATCAGCATCTCTACCTTCTGTACGAGGTGTACGGTCCGACGCGGGAGAAGCTGACCGAGGGTAAACCGAAGGGCACCAAAGCAGGTATCAATCTGCTCAGCAGCCTTGAACTTATTCAGGGCGCCACCAAGGTCTATGAGACGCCCCTCGTGCAGGCAAAGGCAATCAACGTAGAGGGCCGGGACGCGGTGGCCGTGGAATTGGATGTGCCGCTGGCAGGGTTGAAACCGGGCTCGTACCTGTGCCAGCTTAACGTGATTGATGATGCCGGAGGTAGCTTCGCGTTTCCGCGTTTTGCGGTCTTGCTGCGTGAGCCGACGATTCCTGCGGCTCCGACCGTTCCGGCTGCGACTAGCTCGAGCATTGCTCCGGCCGGGCAGCCATAG
- a CDS encoding SDR family NAD(P)-dependent oxidoreductase yields MAGGETGRVAVITGATGGVGAAVARALSRAGYSLVLTAPSMEKLSALASQLKGPCTVIEGNLSDESLPETLLYAALDRFGRCDICFNNGALFEAGIIETVDIERLISMVRVNVEGSFRVAYVFVKHFVSEGAGHLVNVSSAVGSSSRPTAYAATQRAIEVLSDALVAELDDGDVLVTCIQPGLVKTGAHHRWEIGPEGASGAGYPLEPEDFARMVLFILEETAGGRNANQHFEQSSSAAIDQSVEESRHAVPAEPEMKGAESVEPAHEDAADAGFLQDEA; encoded by the coding sequence ATGGCGGGCGGCGAAACAGGACGTGTGGCAGTAATTACGGGAGCCACGGGTGGCGTAGGTGCCGCGGTTGCACGGGCTCTGTCGCGAGCCGGATATTCCCTGGTACTGACCGCACCATCCATGGAGAAGCTGAGTGCCCTTGCTTCGCAATTGAAAGGGCCCTGCACGGTCATCGAGGGCAACCTGAGCGACGAATCGCTGCCCGAAACGCTGCTGTATGCAGCTCTGGATCGCTTTGGCCGTTGCGACATCTGCTTCAACAACGGAGCGCTCTTTGAGGCCGGAATCATCGAAACGGTAGATATTGAGCGGCTCATTAGCATGGTGCGGGTCAATGTCGAAGGATCCTTCCGCGTGGCTTATGTCTTCGTGAAGCATTTCGTCTCAGAGGGGGCCGGGCATCTGGTAAATGTATCCAGCGCCGTGGGCAGTAGTTCGCGTCCGACTGCTTATGCTGCCACCCAGCGAGCGATCGAAGTGCTCTCAGATGCGTTGGTAGCCGAATTGGACGATGGCGATGTTCTTGTTACCTGCATTCAGCCGGGACTGGTAAAGACCGGGGCGCATCATCGCTGGGAGATTGGTCCCGAGGGTGCATCCGGGGCCGGCTATCCATTGGAGCCTGAGGATTTTGCCCGAATGGTGCTATTTATTCTCGAGGAGACGGCGGGCGGGCGCAATGCCAACCAGCACTTTGAACAATCTTCATCTGCTGCGATTGACCAATCGGTCGAGGAGAGTCGGCACGCGGTTCCAGCGGAACCAGAAATGAAGGGTGCAGAGTCTGTCGAACCGGCTCACGAAGATGCCGCGGACGCAGGGTTCCTGCAGGACGAAGCTTAA
- a CDS encoding DUF5522 domain-containing protein produces the protein MWAHQSGPQDDESHEDKVCDNQEMHGNDTPAPPTPAPHLDPEDYYFDGPNMVFTAAFLLKRGTCCGSGCRHCPYRGTPQDKNAPA, from the coding sequence ATGTGGGCACATCAAAGCGGGCCTCAGGACGACGAATCGCACGAAGACAAAGTCTGCGACAATCAAGAAATGCATGGGAACGATACCCCGGCGCCACCAACCCCTGCGCCACATCTCGATCCAGAAGACTACTACTTCGACGGCCCAAATATGGTCTTCACTGCCGCGTTTCTGTTGAAGCGCGGCACATGCTGCGGATCAGGCTGCAGGCATTGTCCCTATCGCGGTACGCCTCAGGACAAAAACGCACCGGCATGA
- a CDS encoding HAD-IA family hydrolase gives MTLTAQDRARRIKIILFDVDGVLTDGTIWLVPAPNPASSSADTQSHLSKHEGQVGFGVHSATMMEAKGYSAHDGTAISLARLGGMKCGVITKRVSETVATRARDLKLEFVYMGQAFKMQAVREIMAKEGVTLEEIAYVGDDVIDLPVMRECGFAVAVANARQQVKAAAHYITPNAGGYGAGRDAVEFILEAKGLLQKTIDEYIDERNPISPAMDIGKGSD, from the coding sequence ATGACATTGACCGCACAAGATCGCGCCCGCCGCATCAAGATCATTCTCTTTGACGTGGACGGGGTGCTGACCGACGGAACCATCTGGCTTGTTCCCGCACCCAATCCCGCGTCGAGCAGCGCAGACACGCAATCGCATCTTTCGAAGCACGAGGGGCAAGTCGGCTTCGGAGTCCACTCCGCAACAATGATGGAAGCGAAGGGTTACAGCGCGCACGACGGTACGGCCATCTCGCTGGCGCGGCTTGGGGGCATGAAGTGTGGCGTGATTACCAAGCGAGTAAGTGAGACTGTGGCGACTCGAGCCCGGGATTTGAAACTTGAGTTTGTCTACATGGGGCAGGCATTCAAGATGCAGGCGGTACGAGAGATCATGGCGAAAGAAGGCGTGACGCTTGAGGAGATCGCGTACGTTGGGGATGACGTTATCGATCTGCCGGTGATGCGGGAGTGCGGATTTGCGGTGGCAGTGGCCAACGCGCGGCAGCAGGTAAAGGCCGCAGCCCACTATATAACTCCGAATGCGGGTGGCTACGGCGCGGGGCGCGATGCTGTCGAATTCATTCTTGAGGCCAAGGGGCTTCTGCAAAAGACAATCGACGAATACATTGACGAGCGCAATCCCATTTCACCTGCTATGGACATCGGTAAGGGTTCGGACTAG
- a CDS encoding serine hydrolase domain-containing protein, translating to MPTKRPCIYILIAGIAAVSFAATGKSQARKSNSSLITFGPQFESVLQQHGVVGGGFALVRGQGPEQTIAFGEARRETHQRIDNATSYNWASITKTMTAIAILQLRDRGKLSLDDPAVRYVPELREVHDQFGSIDTITIRHLLTHSAGFRNPTWPWDCDDTSNCDWQPFEPTRWSQVAAMLPYTHIAFAPGSRWSYSNLGYVFLGQIIERISGDDFEVYIDKNILKPLGMNSTYFDVAPYFLESHVSASYLRAGTKLTPQPLNFDTGITTSNSGLKAPITDMAKYLRFLTGDPANPLYEMVLKRSSLEEAWTGVLPATEPGEAATAYTSGPHGTQPKMGLGFFVVETGGHRYIYHDGDQGGFSSELLIDPADQCASILAVNTTDTGAPPPTPELHPQSNTEPDAKTDLRQTLRTILIEQIFPSAN from the coding sequence ATGCCGACCAAGCGCCCATGTATCTACATCCTGATCGCGGGAATAGCCGCCGTTTCATTCGCTGCCACCGGAAAATCTCAGGCGCGTAAGTCAAATTCCTCACTGATAACTTTTGGTCCTCAGTTCGAATCGGTGCTCCAGCAGCATGGCGTTGTGGGAGGTGGATTTGCGCTTGTGCGCGGTCAGGGACCTGAACAGACGATTGCGTTTGGCGAAGCTCGACGTGAAACCCATCAGCGAATCGACAACGCAACATCCTACAACTGGGCCTCAATAACGAAGACCATGACGGCCATCGCAATTCTCCAACTCAGGGATCGCGGCAAACTCTCGCTGGATGATCCGGCCGTTCGTTATGTGCCGGAGTTGCGCGAAGTGCACGATCAATTCGGCTCGATCGACACCATCACCATCCGGCATCTGCTTACGCACAGTGCCGGGTTCCGTAATCCCACCTGGCCCTGGGACTGCGACGACACCTCCAACTGCGACTGGCAGCCATTCGAGCCCACCAGGTGGTCGCAGGTCGCTGCCATGCTTCCCTATACACATATCGCTTTCGCGCCAGGGAGCCGCTGGAGCTATTCCAACCTCGGCTACGTCTTTCTTGGCCAGATCATCGAACGCATCAGCGGCGACGACTTCGAGGTCTACATCGACAAAAACATTCTCAAGCCCCTCGGCATGAATAGCACCTACTTCGACGTTGCACCCTATTTCCTTGAGAGCCATGTCTCCGCAAGCTACCTGCGCGCCGGTACGAAACTCACTCCACAGCCTCTGAATTTCGACACTGGCATCACTACTTCCAACAGCGGACTGAAGGCGCCAATCACCGACATGGCAAAGTATCTGCGCTTCCTCACAGGCGATCCAGCCAATCCACTTTACGAAATGGTACTCAAGCGCAGTTCACTCGAAGAGGCATGGACCGGCGTTTTGCCCGCAACCGAGCCCGGCGAGGCCGCTACGGCATACACGTCGGGACCGCACGGCACGCAGCCAAAAATGGGACTTGGGTTTTTTGTCGTTGAGACCGGCGGCCATCGTTACATCTATCACGATGGCGACCAGGGCGGCTTTTCATCTGAACTGCTGATCGATCCAGCGGATCAATGCGCCAGCATTCTCGCCGTTAACACCACCGACACCGGTGCGCCGCCTCCCACGCCGGAGCTACATCCGCAATCGAATACGGAGCCGGATGCCAAGACCGATCTTCGTCAAACGCTGCGGACAATCCTGATTGAACAAATATTTCCTTCGGCAAACTGA
- a CDS encoding response regulator has product MDLALGDKSHSIKFSPFFLILEIIFTSCEVRNVKNISKATILFVDDEPCMRELMAMILNEEGFEVATATDGLDALIQLRSFSPDLIISDLQMPRMSGVEFLSVVRHRFPTVPVLAISGAFDTDEFSPAGVMADAFYPKSRCHPDELMKTVRDLMYLPLSRPTNYRPCQPPKVQTARITRNGNGNPVCLLTCTDCLRAFSCTGNESGHETEQATCQFCMTPVRFTRDVAAAPSSAIVSACGAVSIPAA; this is encoded by the coding sequence GTGGACCTTGCGTTGGGCGATAAAAGTCATTCCATTAAATTCTCGCCATTTTTTTTGATTTTAGAGATCATCTTTACCAGCTGCGAGGTCAGGAACGTGAAAAATATATCGAAAGCTACCATCCTATTTGTCGACGATGAGCCTTGCATGCGCGAGCTTATGGCGATGATTTTGAACGAAGAGGGATTTGAAGTTGCCACTGCTACCGATGGGCTCGACGCCCTTATCCAACTTCGCAGCTTCAGTCCCGATCTCATCATTTCCGACCTGCAGATGCCACGCATGTCGGGAGTCGAGTTCCTTTCCGTTGTCCGCCACCGTTTCCCTACTGTTCCGGTCCTTGCAATTAGTGGCGCCTTTGATACCGATGAGTTTTCACCTGCCGGCGTAATGGCCGATGCGTTTTATCCCAAAAGCCGCTGCCATCCGGATGAATTGATGAAGACTGTACGCGACCTTATGTATTTGCCGCTGTCCCGCCCAACAAACTACCGACCTTGCCAGCCACCGAAAGTGCAGACCGCACGCATAACGCGAAATGGAAACGGCAACCCAGTCTGCTTGCTGACGTGCACAGATTGCCTTCGGGCATTTTCGTGTACTGGAAATGAGAGCGGCCACGAGACTGAACAGGCGACTTGCCAATTCTGCATGACCCCGGTGAGATTCACCCGTGACGTTGCCGCGGCACCTTCATCAGCAATCGTTAGCGCTTGTGGTGCTGTCTCTATTCCTGCTGCCTGA
- a CDS encoding APC family permease: MATSPQSQSETIGLKRTLRFRDLVLYGIILIQPTAPMPVFGVLYTESRGHVVAVILLAMVAMLFTSVSYGRMARVYPHGGSAFLYVGKEIHPSLGYITGWCLVLDYVINPLICVIWCSRAAMNFLPEIPYVVWAIFFALLFTILNCNGVETSARINAGMAAALGVVIVLVLIASVRWILHMAHPTAAIFLDPLYNRASFNSGALLHGTSIAVLTYIGFDGISTLTDEAKDPARSVPRAIVLTCLITGILASIEVYFAQLVWPRGAAFPDITTAYVHVSGRMGGPILLAIVNASLLLANMGSGMASQLGAARLLYAMGQDGAIPRRFFGAVSLRNRIPRNNVLLIGAVCLAGAMILNFDLGAELLNYGALLAFIGVNLSSLLRGWRHGRWSQLVPMLISLAGMFTCAVLWWNLSPKAKVVGTCWAIAGILLWLARRRYTVLPGEAA, from the coding sequence ATGGCGACGAGCCCCCAGTCGCAATCCGAAACGATCGGACTTAAGCGCACTCTGCGCTTTCGTGACTTGGTGCTTTACGGAATCATCCTCATCCAACCCACGGCCCCCATGCCGGTGTTCGGCGTTCTCTACACAGAATCCCGCGGACACGTCGTCGCGGTGATCCTCCTCGCCATGGTGGCGATGCTATTTACGTCTGTAAGCTATGGCCGCATGGCACGTGTCTATCCACACGGGGGGTCGGCCTTCCTGTATGTCGGCAAGGAAATCCATCCCAGTCTTGGATACATCACTGGATGGTGTCTGGTCCTCGATTACGTTATTAACCCGCTGATCTGCGTGATCTGGTGCAGTCGAGCGGCGATGAATTTCCTGCCAGAGATTCCCTACGTCGTTTGGGCCATCTTTTTCGCCCTTCTATTCACGATTCTGAATTGCAATGGCGTCGAAACTTCTGCTCGTATCAACGCCGGGATGGCTGCGGCGCTCGGTGTCGTTATTGTCCTGGTGCTCATTGCTTCGGTGCGCTGGATCTTGCACATGGCACATCCCACCGCGGCCATCTTCCTCGATCCTCTCTACAACCGCGCCAGCTTCAACTCTGGCGCCCTGCTGCATGGCACGTCCATTGCGGTGCTCACGTATATCGGTTTCGACGGCATATCGACGCTCACAGATGAGGCCAAGGATCCAGCGCGCAGCGTTCCTCGCGCTATTGTGCTCACATGCCTCATTACGGGGATCCTGGCAAGCATCGAGGTTTATTTTGCCCAGCTGGTCTGGCCCCGGGGAGCAGCTTTTCCAGACATAACGACCGCCTATGTCCACGTCTCCGGACGCATGGGCGGCCCGATTCTGCTGGCCATTGTGAATGCCTCACTCTTGCTTGCCAACATGGGTTCCGGAATGGCTTCGCAGCTCGGCGCGGCTCGATTGCTCTACGCAATGGGACAGGACGGCGCAATCCCGCGTCGCTTCTTCGGTGCAGTCAGCCTCAGGAATCGCATTCCGAGGAACAATGTTCTGTTGATCGGGGCCGTGTGCCTTGCCGGAGCCATGATCCTCAATTTCGACCTTGGCGCAGAACTGCTCAACTACGGTGCGCTGCTGGCGTTCATCGGCGTCAATCTTTCGTCGCTTTTGCGAGGGTGGCGCCACGGTCGATGGTCGCAACTGGTTCCCATGCTCATTTCTCTGGCCGGCATGTTCACCTGCGCCGTCCTTTGGTGGAACCTTAGTCCCAAGGCAAAGGTCGTCGGCACTTGCTGGGCCATCGCCGGCATTTTGTTATGGCTGGCTCGTCGCCGCTATACAGTTCTTCCTGGAGAAGCTGCATAA